In Shinella sp. XGS7, a single genomic region encodes these proteins:
- a CDS encoding DUF4845 domain-containing protein, whose amino-acid sequence MSGRSGARGISLIGLLFWAVFLACGGVVVARVAPTVMEFYTIQGAVNRIAKNNPATVPAAKAEFERIRQIEYSIQSITGNDLEVSKENDKVRISFAYERQVELFGPVSLLIKYQGHSN is encoded by the coding sequence ATGAGCGGGCGTTCGGGCGCGCGCGGCATCAGCCTGATCGGCCTGCTGTTCTGGGCCGTGTTCCTGGCCTGCGGCGGCGTGGTCGTGGCGCGCGTGGCGCCCACCGTGATGGAGTTCTACACCATCCAGGGCGCCGTCAACCGCATCGCCAAGAACAACCCGGCCACCGTGCCGGCGGCCAAGGCCGAGTTCGAGCGCATCCGGCAGATCGAGTACTCCATCCAGAGCATCACCGGCAACGATCTGGAGGTGAGCAAGGAGAACGACAAGGTGCGCATCTCCTTTGCCTATGAACGCCAGGTCGAGCTCTTCGGCCCCGTCTCCCTGCTGATCAAGTACCAAGGCCACTCGAACTGA
- a CDS encoding oligopeptide:H+ symporter encodes MNQSPVTASSRPQMPPQIPYIIANEGCERFSFYGMRNILTVFLMTSLLLSVPEPLRKGEAKEVFHTFVIGVYFFPLLGGWLADRFFGKYNTIFWLSLVYCAGHACLAIFEHQLQGFYFGLFLIALGSGGIKPLVSSFVGDQFDKSNRSLAQKVFDGFYWIVNFGSFFASLLAPILLKQFGASVAFGIPGVFMFIATMVFWAGRRKYVHLKPTAHEDPNSFLKVVRTALSQGRAGQAVALAGVALALLGLYHYRELGIVAALCLAFVLLMGFGGLGAWMQLGRAVPTHGVAGVEAVRTVLRLLVLFALVTPFWSLFDQKASTWVLQADQMSKPDWFQSSMMQALNPALVMILIPFNNLVLYPLLSRLGLRVTPLRRMGAGIAFAGLAWIVVGTTQLWMDGGDRLSILWQILPYALLTFGEVLVAATGLEFAYSQAPLAMKGVITSFWNLSVTVGNLWVLLANTSVKGAAVTQYIQGTGTSVTAFQMFFFAGFALVAALLFGLYARRYPLQDNYRG; translated from the coding sequence GTGAATCAGTCCCCAGTCACCGCGTCGTCTCGGCCGCAGATGCCGCCGCAGATTCCTTACATCATCGCCAACGAAGGTTGCGAGCGCTTCAGCTTCTACGGCATGCGCAACATCCTGACGGTGTTCCTGATGACCAGCCTGCTGCTGTCCGTGCCGGAGCCGCTGCGCAAGGGCGAGGCCAAGGAGGTCTTCCACACCTTCGTGATCGGCGTCTACTTCTTCCCCCTGCTGGGCGGCTGGCTGGCCGACCGCTTCTTCGGCAAGTACAACACCATCTTCTGGCTCAGCCTGGTCTACTGCGCCGGCCACGCCTGCCTGGCCATCTTCGAACACCAACTCCAGGGCTTCTACTTCGGCCTCTTCCTGATCGCCCTGGGTTCGGGTGGCATCAAGCCGCTGGTGAGCAGCTTTGTGGGCGACCAGTTCGACAAGAGCAACCGCTCGCTCGCCCAGAAGGTGTTCGACGGCTTCTACTGGATCGTCAACTTCGGCTCCTTCTTTGCCTCACTGCTGGCGCCCATCCTGCTCAAGCAGTTCGGTGCGAGCGTGGCCTTCGGCATTCCGGGCGTCTTCATGTTCATCGCCACCATGGTGTTCTGGGCGGGGCGGCGCAAGTATGTGCATCTCAAGCCCACGGCCCATGAGGACCCGAACAGCTTCCTGAAGGTGGTGCGCACCGCGCTGTCGCAGGGCCGGGCCGGCCAGGCTGTGGCCCTGGCGGGTGTGGCGCTGGCCCTGCTGGGCCTGTACCACTACCGCGAGCTGGGCATCGTCGCCGCCCTGTGCCTGGCCTTTGTGCTGCTCATGGGCTTTGGCGGCCTGGGTGCCTGGATGCAGCTGGGGCGCGCCGTGCCCACCCATGGCGTCGCCGGCGTCGAGGCCGTGCGCACCGTGCTGCGCCTGCTGGTGCTGTTTGCCCTGGTGACGCCCTTCTGGTCCCTGTTTGACCAGAAGGCGTCCACCTGGGTGCTGCAGGCCGACCAGATGAGCAAGCCGGACTGGTTCCAGAGCTCCATGATGCAGGCCCTGAACCCGGCCCTGGTGATGATCCTGATCCCCTTCAACAACCTGGTGCTTTACCCCCTGCTGAGCCGTCTGGGCCTGCGGGTCACGCCCCTGCGCCGCATGGGTGCGGGCATCGCCTTCGCCGGTCTGGCCTGGATCGTGGTGGGCACCACCCAGTTGTGGATGGATGGGGGCGACCGCCTGTCCATCCTCTGGCAGATCCTGCCCTATGCCCTGCTGACCTTTGGCGAGGTGCTGGTGGCGGCCACCGGTCTGGAGTTCGCCTACAGCCAGGCGCCGCTGGCCATGAAGGGCGTGATCACCAGCTTCTGGAATCTCTCCGTCACCGTGGGCAATCTCTGGGTGCTGCTGGCCAATACCAGCGTCAAGGGCGCGGCGGTGACGCAGTACATCCAGGGCACGGGCACCAGTGTGACGGCCTTCCAGATGTTCTTCTTCGCCGGCTTCGCCCTGGTGGCAGCCCTGCTGTTCGGGCTCTACGCGCGCCGCTATCCGCTGCAGGACAACTACCGCGGCTGA
- a CDS encoding RseA family anti-sigma factor, which produces MLKTLPTQNAVPEGAPEDSRLSALRDGELEGEALGALLRELQEQPDLGLRWQAYQLIGEGLRRADPAAALAADTQRGQSLLEALRPRLAAEAQTRPPLPPRAEPRGQQARWWAPLAVAASFVALGVGLGSLMAPGGLREPGVLQARAGLAAPPLPVWGHGSAAAMAPGALSFAQSAAAPGAQPLDLDAPAEAAVADRD; this is translated from the coding sequence TTGCTGAAGACGCTGCCGACACAGAATGCCGTGCCCGAGGGGGCGCCGGAAGACAGTCGCCTGTCCGCGCTGCGGGACGGCGAGCTGGAGGGCGAGGCCCTGGGCGCCCTGCTGCGCGAGCTGCAGGAACAGCCTGATCTGGGCTTGCGCTGGCAGGCCTATCAGCTGATCGGTGAGGGGCTGCGCCGGGCCGATCCGGCCGCGGCCCTGGCCGCGGATACGCAGCGCGGCCAGTCCTTGCTTGAGGCCTTGCGCCCGCGCCTGGCGGCCGAGGCGCAGACGCGCCCGCCGCTGCCACCGCGCGCCGAGCCGCGCGGCCAGCAGGCCCGCTGGTGGGCGCCCCTGGCCGTGGCGGCAAGCTTCGTGGCTCTGGGCGTGGGGCTGGGCAGCCTGATGGCGCCGGGCGGTCTGCGCGAGCCCGGGGTGCTGCAGGCGCGGGCCGGGCTTGCGGCGCCGCCGCTGCCTGTCTGGGGTCACGGCAGCGCTGCCGCCATGGCGCCCGGCGCGCTGAGCTTTGCCCAGTCGGCGGCCGCGCCGGGCGCGCAGCCGCTGGACCTGGATGCGCCCGCCGAGGCTGCGGTCGCCGACCGTGACTGA
- the lepA gene encoding translation elongation factor 4, with amino-acid sequence MNHIRNFSIVAHIDHGKSTLADRLIQSTGGLADREMSEQVLDNMEIERERGITIKAQTVRLHYKANDGETYVLNLIDTPGHVDFAYEVSRSLSACEGSLLVVDASQGVEAQTLANVYQAIDNNHELVTVLNKIDLPAAEPDRIKDQIEEVIGIDASDAVLISAKTGLGIPDVLEAIVKRLPAPKGQIEAPLRAMIIDSWYDAYVGVVMLVRVVDGTLRKGERIRMMATDAVYPAEHLGVFTPKSENREQLNAGEVGFIIAGIKELAAAKVGDTITLEKKLPNNLGPAAEALPGFKEIQPQVFAGLYPTEASEYDSLRDALEKLKLNDASLRFEPEVSQALGFGFRCGFLGLLHMEIVQERLEREFDQDLITTAPSVVYEVVAGDGEVFEVENPSKMPEQSKIAEIREPIVTVHLYMPQDYVGPVMTLANQKRGVQINMAYHGRQVMLTYEIPLAEIVLDFFDKLKSVSRGYASMDYEFKEYRASDVVKVDMLINGDRIDALSIIVHRSQSQYRGRQVAAKMREIIPRQMYDVAIQAAIGANIISRENIKALRKNVLAKCYGGDITRKRKLLEKQKAGKKRMKQIGSVEVPQEAFLAILQVED; translated from the coding sequence ATGAACCATATCCGCAATTTCTCGATCGTGGCCCATATCGACCACGGCAAGTCGACGCTGGCCGACCGGCTGATCCAGTCGACCGGCGGCCTTGCCGACCGCGAGATGTCGGAACAGGTTCTCGACAACATGGAGATCGAGCGCGAGCGCGGCATCACCATCAAGGCCCAGACCGTGCGTCTGCACTACAAGGCCAATGACGGCGAGACCTATGTGCTGAACCTCATCGACACGCCCGGCCACGTCGACTTCGCCTACGAGGTCTCGCGCTCGCTGTCGGCCTGTGAGGGCTCGCTGCTCGTCGTCGACGCCAGCCAGGGCGTGGAAGCCCAGACGCTCGCCAACGTCTACCAGGCCATCGACAACAATCACGAACTGGTGACGGTGCTCAACAAGATCGACCTGCCGGCCGCCGAGCCGGATCGCATCAAGGACCAGATCGAGGAGGTCATCGGCATCGACGCCTCGGACGCCGTGCTGATCTCGGCGAAAACCGGCCTCGGCATTCCCGACGTGCTGGAAGCGATCGTCAAGCGCCTGCCCGCGCCGAAGGGGCAGATCGAGGCGCCGCTGCGCGCCATGATCATCGACTCCTGGTACGACGCCTATGTGGGCGTGGTGATGCTGGTCCGCGTGGTGGACGGCACGCTGCGCAAGGGCGAGCGCATCCGCATGATGGCCACCGATGCCGTCTACCCGGCCGAGCATCTGGGCGTGTTCACGCCCAAGAGCGAGAACCGCGAGCAGCTCAATGCGGGCGAGGTGGGCTTCATCATCGCCGGCATCAAGGAACTGGCCGCCGCCAAGGTGGGTGACACCATCACGCTGGAAAAGAAGCTGCCCAACAATCTGGGCCCCGCTGCCGAGGCGCTGCCCGGCTTCAAGGAGATCCAGCCCCAGGTCTTTGCTGGCCTCTATCCCACCGAGGCCAGCGAGTACGACTCGCTGCGCGACGCGCTGGAGAAGCTCAAGCTCAACGACGCCTCCCTGCGCTTCGAGCCCGAAGTCTCCCAGGCCCTGGGCTTCGGCTTCCGCTGCGGCTTCCTGGGGCTGCTGCACATGGAGATCGTGCAGGAGCGCCTGGAGCGCGAGTTCGACCAGGACCTGATCACCACCGCGCCCAGCGTGGTCTACGAGGTGGTGGCGGGCGACGGCGAGGTCTTCGAGGTGGAGAACCCCTCGAAGATGCCGGAGCAGAGCAAGATCGCCGAGATCCGCGAGCCCATCGTGACCGTGCATCTCTACATGCCGCAGGACTATGTGGGCCCGGTCATGACCCTGGCCAACCAGAAGCGCGGCGTGCAGATCAATATGGCCTACCACGGCCGCCAGGTGATGCTCACCTACGAGATCCCGCTGGCCGAGATCGTGCTGGACTTCTTCGACAAGCTGAAGTCCGTCTCGCGCGGTTACGCCTCCATGGACTATGAGTTCAAGGAGTACCGCGCCTCCGACGTGGTCAAGGTAGACATGCTGATCAACGGCGACCGCATCGACGCGCTGTCCATCATCGTGCACCGCTCGCAGAGCCAGTACCGCGGCCGCCAGGTGGCGGCCAAGATGCGCGAGATCATCCCGCGCCAGATGTATGACGTGGCCATCCAGGCCGCCATTGGCGCCAACATCATCTCGCGCGAGAACATCAAGGCGCTGCGCAAGAACGTGCTGGCAAAATGCTACGGCGGTGACATCACCCGCAAGCGCAAGCTGCTGGAAAAGCAGAAGGCCGGCAAGAAGCGCATGAAGCAGATCGGCTCCGTCGAGGTGCCGCAGGAAGCCTTCCTGGCCATTCTCCAAGTTGAAGACTGA
- a CDS encoding DegQ family serine endoprotease → MMQTSVKFRRALLRWSAAALLPLGLSALHLPAAHAQAARELPDFTELVERSAPSVVNIRTAERVRRAQGGPNMDEQMLEFLRRFGIPVPNQRNPRGGGGGEGEEDDTPQRRGVGSGFILSADGFVMTNAHVVDGADEVWVTLTDKREFKARIIGADARTDVAVVKIEASGLPAVKIGEVSRLKVGEWVLAIGSPFGFDSTVTAGIVSAKARDTGDFLPFIQTDVAINPGNSGGPLLNMRGEVVGINSQIYSRSGGFMGISFAIPIDEAVRVSDQLRAAGKVVRGRIGVEPVDVSKEVAEAIGLGKAAGALVRRILEDSPAEKSGLEGGDVIVKFDGKAVERAADLRRIVAATKPGSQVSMQVWRRGAYKDLPITVAELEDESARRNAEPAPKPAPTLGLGVADLSEAQKRELKLRGGVRVESVEGAAARAGLREGDLILAVDNTEIQNAKQFQSVIAKLEKAKLINMLVRRGNVVNYLLLRPGR, encoded by the coding sequence ATGATGCAAACCTCTGTCAAATTCCGTCGTGCGCTCCTGCGCTGGTCTGCTGCGGCTCTGCTGCCCCTGGGGTTGTCCGCCTTGCATCTGCCTGCTGCTCATGCGCAGGCCGCCCGGGAGCTGCCTGACTTCACCGAGCTGGTGGAGCGCAGCGCCCCCTCGGTGGTGAACATCCGCACCGCCGAGCGCGTGCGCCGCGCCCAGGGCGGCCCGAATATGGACGAGCAGATGCTCGAGTTCCTGCGCCGCTTCGGCATCCCGGTGCCCAACCAGCGCAATCCGCGTGGCGGTGGTGGCGGCGAGGGCGAGGAGGACGACACGCCCCAGCGCCGCGGTGTGGGCTCGGGCTTCATCCTCAGCGCCGATGGCTTTGTGATGACCAATGCCCATGTGGTGGACGGCGCCGACGAGGTCTGGGTCACGCTCACCGACAAGCGCGAGTTCAAGGCCAGGATCATCGGCGCCGATGCGCGCACCGATGTGGCCGTGGTCAAGATCGAGGCCAGCGGCCTGCCGGCGGTGAAGATCGGTGAGGTCTCGCGCCTCAAGGTGGGCGAGTGGGTGCTGGCCATCGGCTCGCCTTTCGGCTTCGACAGCACGGTGACGGCCGGCATCGTCAGCGCCAAGGCGCGCGACACCGGCGACTTCCTGCCCTTCATCCAGACCGATGTGGCCATCAACCCCGGCAACTCCGGCGGCCCGCTGCTGAATATGCGCGGCGAGGTGGTGGGCATCAACTCGCAGATCTACAGCCGCTCGGGTGGCTTCATGGGCATCTCCTTTGCCATCCCCATCGATGAGGCAGTGCGCGTGTCCGACCAGCTGCGCGCGGCCGGCAAGGTGGTGCGTGGCCGCATCGGCGTGGAGCCGGTGGATGTGAGCAAGGAGGTGGCCGAGGCTATCGGCCTGGGCAAGGCCGCAGGCGCCCTGGTGCGCCGCATCCTGGAAGACAGCCCGGCCGAGAAATCGGGCCTGGAAGGCGGCGATGTGATCGTCAAGTTCGACGGCAAGGCCGTGGAGCGCGCCGCCGATCTGCGCCGCATCGTGGCCGCCACCAAGCCCGGCAGCCAGGTGAGCATGCAGGTCTGGCGCCGTGGCGCCTACAAGGATCTGCCCATCACCGTGGCCGAGCTGGAGGATGAAAGCGCCCGTCGCAATGCCGAGCCCGCGCCCAAGCCCGCGCCGACCCTGGGGCTGGGCGTGGCCGATCTGAGCGAGGCGCAGAAGCGCGAGCTCAAGCTGCGCGGTGGTGTGCGCGTGGAATCGGTGGAAGGGGCTGCGGCCCGCGCCGGTCTGCGCGAAGGCGATCTGATCCTGGCTGTGGACAACACCGAGATCCAGAACGCCAAGCAGTTCCAGAGCGTGATCGCCAAGCTGGAGAAAGCCAAGCTGATCAATATGCTGGTGCGTCGCGGCAATGTGGTGAACTACCTGCTGCTGCGCCCCGGTCGCTGA
- the era gene encoding GTPase Era — MTEDKSSPAPSDAGTPPARRSGLIAIVGRPNVGKSTLLNALVGQKVSITSAKAQTTRHRITGVRTLDEAQFVFVDTPGFQTKHNAALNRNLNRTVHGVLGDVDLVLFVVEAGRFGLDDAKVLSLLPEDRPVVLIANKLDAVHRRAELAPWLKNMQERRNFAEFVPLSAKKAADVTRLFKILKPYLPEQEWFYEEDALTDRSEKFLASELIREKLFRLTGDELPYTSTVVIDKWEDEGELRRISASIIVERDAHKGMVIGQGGELLKRIGSEARQELEHLFDGRVFLELWVKVRSGWADSEEHLRSYGYE; from the coding sequence ATGACTGAAGACAAGAGCTCCCCGGCACCCAGCGATGCTGGGACACCGCCCGCCCGCCGCAGCGGCCTGATCGCCATCGTGGGCCGCCCCAATGTGGGCAAGTCCACCTTGCTCAACGCCCTGGTGGGCCAGAAGGTGAGCATCACCTCGGCCAAGGCCCAGACCACGCGCCATCGCATCACCGGCGTGCGCACCCTGGACGAGGCCCAGTTCGTGTTCGTGGACACGCCCGGCTTCCAGACCAAGCACAACGCCGCGCTCAACCGCAATCTCAACCGCACCGTGCACGGTGTGCTGGGCGATGTGGATCTGGTGCTCTTCGTGGTGGAAGCCGGCCGCTTCGGCCTGGATGACGCCAAGGTGCTGTCCCTGCTGCCCGAAGACCGCCCCGTGGTGCTGATCGCCAACAAGCTCGACGCCGTGCACCGCCGCGCCGAGCTGGCGCCCTGGCTCAAGAACATGCAGGAGCGGCGCAATTTCGCCGAGTTCGTGCCGCTCTCGGCCAAGAAGGCGGCCGACGTCACCCGCCTGTTCAAGATCCTCAAGCCCTACCTGCCCGAGCAGGAATGGTTCTACGAGGAAGACGCGCTCACCGACCGCAGCGAGAAGTTCCTCGCCAGCGAGTTGATCCGCGAAAAGCTCTTCCGCCTCACCGGCGACGAGTTGCCCTACACCTCCACCGTCGTGATCGACAAGTGGGAGGACGAGGGGGAACTGCGCCGCATCTCCGCCTCCATCATCGTGGAGCGCGACGCCCACAAGGGCATGGTCATCGGCCAGGGCGGCGAGCTGCTCAAGCGCATCGGCTCCGAGGCCCGCCAGGAGCTGGAGCATCTGTTCGACGGCCGTGTCTTCCTGGAACTCTGGGTCAAGGTGCGTTCCGGCTGGGCCGATAGCGAAGAGCATCTGCGCAGCTACGGCTACGAGTGA
- the recO gene encoding DNA repair protein RecO, which produces MNASRARAPAVQQAFVLHHYDWSETSLVLDIFTREQGRLAVVAKGAKRPYSQLRAVLLPFQRIQVGLSRPAKGEAAAEVSTLRSAEWVGGHTLPAGAALFSAYYLNELLLKFLARQDPHPALFEAYAQTLARLDEPALRAFELRLLAEVGLLPDLSLSGTRQTPLELERLYTISPETGVLAAEAENPAALRGASLVQLQAALLHGSPAALHQACEGAPAQALRAALRGLLQYHLGHKPLRTRQVLLDVQKLME; this is translated from the coding sequence GTGAACGCATCAAGGGCCAGAGCGCCTGCGGTTCAGCAAGCCTTCGTCCTGCACCACTACGACTGGAGCGAGACCAGCCTGGTGCTGGACATCTTCACCCGCGAGCAGGGCCGGCTGGCCGTGGTGGCCAAGGGGGCCAAGCGCCCCTACTCGCAGCTGCGCGCCGTGCTGCTGCCCTTTCAGCGCATCCAGGTCGGGCTCTCGCGCCCGGCCAAGGGCGAGGCCGCGGCCGAGGTCAGCACCCTGCGCAGCGCCGAGTGGGTGGGCGGCCACACCCTGCCGGCCGGCGCGGCGCTCTTCAGCGCCTACTACCTGAACGAGCTGCTGCTCAAGTTCCTGGCCCGCCAGGACCCGCATCCCGCGCTCTTCGAAGCCTATGCCCAGACCCTGGCCCGCCTGGATGAGCCGGCCCTGCGCGCCTTCGAGCTGCGCCTGCTGGCCGAGGTGGGCCTGCTGCCCGACCTCAGCCTGAGCGGCACGCGCCAGACGCCGCTGGAGCTGGAGCGGCTCTACACCATCTCGCCCGAGACCGGCGTGCTGGCGGCCGAGGCCGAGAACCCCGCGGCCCTGCGCGGCGCCAGCCTGGTGCAGCTGCAGGCGGCCCTGCTGCATGGCAGCCCTGCGGCCCTGCATCAGGCGTGCGAGGGGGCGCCCGCCCAGGCCCTGCGCGCCGCACTGCGCGGCCTGCTTCAATATCATCTGGGCCACAAGCCCTTGCGCACGCGCCAGGTCCTGCTGGACGTGCAGAAGCTCATGGAGTGA
- the rnc gene encoding ribonuclease III — translation MSSLESLQQRLGHQFSDLGLLMRALTHRSFGADHYERLEFLGDAVLSLAVSSLLYERYAGSDEGDLTRIRAHLVREDSLHRLALQLGLPQVLRLSEGEARGGGAQRPSILADALEALIGAAFVDGGYEAAHEVVRGLLGELIASSGSDNWAKDAKTALQEWLQARRLAVPSYRITETRGQAHNQTFAVECAVPALSLATQGEGRSRRAAEQDAARRLLDELMARDKPGSGLRD, via the coding sequence TTGTCGTCCCTCGAATCCCTGCAGCAGCGCCTGGGTCACCAGTTCAGTGATCTGGGCCTGCTGATGCGCGCGCTCACCCATCGCAGCTTCGGGGCTGACCACTATGAGCGCCTGGAGTTCCTGGGGGACGCGGTGCTGAGTCTGGCCGTCTCCAGCCTGCTGTACGAGCGCTACGCCGGCTCCGACGAGGGCGACCTGACCCGCATCCGCGCCCATCTGGTGCGCGAAGACAGCCTGCACAGGCTGGCCCTGCAGCTGGGCCTGCCCCAGGTGCTGCGCCTCTCCGAGGGCGAGGCCCGCGGGGGCGGCGCCCAGCGCCCCTCCATCCTGGCCGATGCCCTGGAAGCCCTGATCGGCGCCGCCTTCGTGGACGGGGGCTATGAAGCCGCCCACGAGGTGGTGCGCGGCCTGCTGGGCGAGCTGATCGCCAGCAGCGGCAGCGACAACTGGGCCAAGGATGCCAAGACCGCGCTGCAGGAATGGCTGCAGGCCCGCCGCCTGGCCGTGCCCAGCTACCGCATCACCGAGACCCGTGGCCAGGCCCACAACCAGACCTTTGCCGTGGAATGCGCGGTGCCGGCCCTGAGCCTGGCCACCCAGGGCGAAGGCCGCTCGCGCCGCGCCGCGGAGCAGGACGCCGCCCGTCGACTGCTCGACGAACTGATGGCCCGCGACAAGCCCGGATCCGGGCTGCGGGATTGA
- the lepB gene encoding signal peptidase I yields the protein MSALTGILYAVLIAYLGGWYTGYWSGNFALLLFILTAVTMAYWLAERLHFAPARQRAAAQLSESDAQRRAALSAQGIARVDGDLEGARQEVLRQPWWLDWTAGLFPVILIVFLLRSFLFEPFKIPSGSMVPTLLVGDLILVNKFHYGVRLPVINKKIIANNEVKRGDVMVFRYPEDTSLDFIKRVAAIPGDEVAYINQRLYINGQPAPVQPQGDYYDEDSRVYRPHFMEKLGEKEHQILVDPKREPLFRADRRDGPFPYQDNCRYSPEGVRCTVPAGHYYVLGDNRDNSRDSRFWGFVPDENIVGKAFFVWMNFGNLKRIGSFN from the coding sequence ATGAGTGCCCTGACCGGAATTCTTTACGCCGTCCTGATCGCCTACCTGGGCGGCTGGTACACCGGCTACTGGAGTGGCAATTTCGCGCTGCTGCTGTTTATCCTGACCGCGGTCACCATGGCCTACTGGCTGGCCGAGCGTCTGCATTTCGCGCCGGCCCGCCAGCGTGCCGCGGCCCAGCTCAGCGAGAGCGATGCCCAGCGTCGCGCCGCGCTCTCGGCCCAGGGCATTGCCCGCGTGGACGGTGATCTGGAAGGCGCCCGCCAGGAAGTGCTGCGCCAGCCCTGGTGGCTGGACTGGACCGCCGGGCTCTTCCCGGTGATCCTGATCGTCTTCCTGCTGCGCAGCTTCCTGTTCGAGCCCTTCAAGATCCCCTCGGGCTCCATGGTGCCGACCCTGCTGGTGGGTGACCTGATCCTGGTGAACAAGTTCCACTACGGCGTGCGCCTGCCGGTGATCAACAAGAAGATCATCGCCAACAACGAGGTCAAGCGCGGCGACGTGATGGTGTTCCGCTACCCCGAGGACACCAGCCTGGACTTCATCAAGCGCGTGGCGGCCATCCCCGGCGACGAGGTGGCCTATATCAACCAGCGCCTGTACATCAACGGCCAGCCCGCTCCGGTGCAGCCCCAGGGCGACTATTACGACGAGGACAGCCGCGTCTACCGACCCCACTTCATGGAGAAGCTGGGCGAGAAGGAGCACCAGATCCTGGTCGATCCCAAGCGCGAGCCCCTGTTCCGCGCCGACCGCCGCGACGGCCCCTTCCCCTACCAGGACAACTGCCGCTACAGCCCCGAGGGCGTGCGCTGCACGGTGCCGGCCGGTCATTACTACGTGCTGGGCGACAACCGCGACAACTCGCGCGACTCCCGCTTCTGGGGCTTTGTGCCGGACGAGAACATCGTCGGCAAAGCCTTCTTTGTCTGGATGAATTTCGGTAATCTCAAGCGCATCGGCAGCTTCAACTGA
- the acpS gene encoding holo-ACP synthase has translation MIYGIGTDICDIRRIRETLARRGTRFAEKVLGPHELEVFHQRLALVEARGVAYLATRFSAKEAFSKAIGMGLRMPMTWRACEIVKAASGKPEIRLHGELAAWFEARGLQAHVSVTDETEYAAAFVVVETRPALAGSGSVQGG, from the coding sequence ATGATCTACGGCATAGGCACGGACATCTGCGACATCCGCCGCATCCGCGAGACCCTGGCGCGGCGCGGCACGCGCTTTGCCGAGAAAGTGCTGGGGCCGCATGAGCTCGAGGTCTTCCACCAGCGCCTGGCCCTGGTGGAGGCGCGCGGCGTGGCCTATCTGGCCACGCGCTTCTCGGCCAAGGAGGCCTTTTCCAAGGCCATCGGCATGGGGTTGCGCATGCCCATGACCTGGCGGGCCTGCGAGATCGTCAAGGCCGCGAGCGGCAAGCCCGAGATCCGCCTGCACGGTGAGCTGGCCGCCTGGTTCGAGGCCCGGGGCCTGCAGGCCCATGTGAGCGTGACGGACGAGACCGAGTACGCCGCGGCCTTTGTGGTGGTGGAGACCCGCCCGGCCTTGGCCGGCAGCGGGTCTGTGCAGGGGGGCTGA
- a CDS encoding GNAT family N-acetyltransferase, which translates to MPEAAAPAAAVLRRARAEDAPALAALARWVWLQTYAGEGLRPSFLAYLDQAFTPAILEALMAREDQPMWLLEQGPHLLAWAHLALEQAPPPDCLRLSPRQAELVRLYVAPPRSGQGHGARLLTQARRALPQHGLWLRAWEGNAGALRFYRRERARLLGETWFELEGERHRNELLGWPAWQEEQAAS; encoded by the coding sequence ATGCCTGAGGCCGCGGCGCCGGCCGCCGCCGTGCTGCGGCGCGCCCGCGCCGAGGATGCGCCGGCCCTGGCCGCCCTGGCGCGCTGGGTCTGGCTGCAGACCTATGCCGGCGAGGGCCTGCGTCCCAGTTTCCTCGCCTATCTGGACCAGGCTTTCACGCCCGCCATCCTCGAGGCCCTGATGGCCCGCGAGGACCAGCCCATGTGGCTGCTGGAGCAGGGCCCGCATCTGCTGGCCTGGGCGCATCTGGCCCTGGAACAGGCGCCGCCGCCGGACTGCCTGCGGCTCTCGCCGCGCCAGGCCGAGCTGGTGCGGCTGTATGTGGCGCCGCCTCGCAGTGGCCAGGGCCACGGTGCCCGCTTGCTCACGCAGGCGCGTCGGGCACTGCCCCAGCATGGGCTGTGGCTGCGGGCCTGGGAGGGCAATGCCGGCGCTTTGCGCTTCTACCGCCGCGAGCGGGCCCGGCTGCTGGGCGAAACTTGGTTCGAGCTCGAAGGCGAGCGTCACCGCAACGAGCTGCTGGGCTGGCCCGCCTGGCAAGAGGAACAGGCCGCATCATGA